TCAGGGCGCAATCGGCCTGTGAATCGGAAGTGAGACGACAGGGCCATTTGAAGAGGAGCACTGTGCACAGACAAGCGGTCACTGGATGTAGCGAACTAGTCAGACGTATGGCAACGCGTGAGGAGAACCTACGGCAGATTATGATCCCTTGACTTTGTTCATGGTCTCTATGCTTATTGTCTTCCACGGTTCATCACCTTCATTGTTCAATTCATGGGAAAGCAATTTGGGGAGGGGGATTGTGCGAATTGCGACTTTGAAACTTCTATTTCTCCTCTTGCGAGTCACTGTGTTGGTGAGAAATGGAAGGATAATTGTCTCTTATGCTGTGTCACCCGTCTCAACTATAATTTCCCCGTTGCCACAAGTTCTTCCCTTTGTTGCACCCACTCACGGGTCCTCTTGCCAGTGTGGCATGCTGGAAACCGTTGTGAAGGTAGCGGAAGGCATTGAGTTTCGGAACGTGAGTGAGGCAGTTAGCCAGCTGGCATGGACTCGGTTTGCCCGGAGCGATCTGTGACGTGTGTTACATGGAACCATGATGGAAGCAACTTGGCAGTAGGTCTACGATGTGGTTTCATCATTTACAGCACGGAGCTACTGCACCTTGTCGACGGGAAATTGTTTGAAATCCTTTTCCAGCCCGTTGATGGTGGCGCAGGGTTAATTGCTTTGCATGGACAATGTAACCTAGTTTTAATCTCTGGGTGGGCGTACGATCACAAGGCCACCGTGGCAATATACGACCTTTCcgtgaaggaggaggagcacaACTCGCGTGATTGTGCTGTGCTGGCGAAAGTGACGATGGCAGAGGCAGTGAACGGGTTGTGTTTCCACCCGCTTTTAGTGATGGTTGGAACAGAAAGCGGTTTGGTACATGTCTTTAACCAGAAGCTCGAAAAGATACAGGAATACAAAACGTCGCAAAAAATTCGGACGTTCGCCGGTGCCACGAGCAAAATGGCATTAGGCACAATGTTGGACAAAGAGGTAGCCGGTGGAGTTAATTACTTACTTCTGCGTGGAGTTGTCGCCGGCCCAACCCCTGGCAGTGTGCGGTGTATCCGCTACGTCAGTGAGCGAAGTATGGAAGTTGAGTCGTCACAGTCTTCTCTTGAGGAGGAGGGTGGATGCGCGGCTGGACCCCTTGAAGAAAACGTTGTCGAACTGCACACAGCAGAGGTGCAGTGTATTGCCATTACGGTGGACGGTCGTTGTGCAGTCACCGTTAGCGCACGGGGGACGATGCTCAAACTGCTTGATGTAAGGAAAGGGGTGGTAATCGGCCAGTACTCGCGTGGAGCGGCGCCTAACACAGTTCTCTCATTGGCATTACACCAATGGATCGACCGTACAGTCCTAACGTGCATCTCAGATTCAGGGACACTCCATATTTTCCATGGTCCCCCACTAAAAAGGTCCAGTGAGCACCATGAAACAGCTGACACGACAGCCGATGCAAAGTGGTCGGTCCCAGTCGTGCAGCGATTTAACGACTACATTAGCAGTGTGGGTGCGAAGTTTCGGATCACCATACCTGAGGATGGGTTGTCTGACGTTCATTGCAGAGAGAGATTGGATGTCGGTATGGCATACAGTACAGTTGTTCGCATTCACGATGCGAGCCTCTCACCCACTATTTTGGTTGCGCAGCGTTATATTAAGAGGGATGGTACATCGTCAAAAGGTCGTTTGCTATTCATCAAAGTGGATATGGCGGCAGAGGTGCCTGGTGTAGCACGGACAAAGGACCTGCGCAGCTTCTACTTTCCAAAAAGTGAAATGTAGAGTTTGTTGTGCAGCCCATACCTCCAGGAGAGCAAATTACcgaggtgtgtgtgggggaggGCGAAGGACGCATAAAGCGTTCGCCGTTGCAGGTGAttagtgtctttttttttttactttttcaaagtgtggttgttttttgtccGCACActgttctttcatttttgttgtagaaACAAGAACACGCCACCATTCTTGCTTGCTACTAGGTGCGTGCACGTGCGATTCATTGGGTCGGTCCCCGTTTCCTGTTCTGTGGCTTATGGCGTGTTCCCACGATTGAACTCCTTCCCTTTGTGTCACACCGTGTTTCGTTAGAAGGGAAAGGTAAAAAGTTACGAGTCATTTCAAATCGATGTTCTACATTGACGATTTATTTTGGACATCGTTGAACTACGCCACGAGCTGGGTGGGCCTTGTCAGCATCCTAACGTATCTGTTGGTGGTGCTCCTGCAGCAGTTGGCGCTGCATGTGCCGCAGAACCTTAAGAAGAAGTACGCAGCCGAATGGGCTCTTGTAACAGGGGCGAGTAGTGGCATTGGAAAGGCCATTGCGGAGAAGCTTGCTGAGCAGAAGATCAatgttgttcttgttgcaTTGGATGATCCACTTCTGAGTAGTACCTTCGCGGAACTGCAACAGAGGTACCCCAAGCAAAGTTTCAGGAAGGTAGGAGTTAATCTGGGTGAGGAAGGGATGCGGTACATGCAGCCTATCGTCGAGGCAACAAAGGACCTTCATATCAGTTTGTTGTTCAACAACGCCGGTTACATCAACACAGGACTCTTCGCCGACACCACCATTGAGCGGCTGCGCGCCAATATGGAATGCAATGCTGGATGTGCTGTGCCAATCACGCACCATTTCTTGCGTCAAATGCTGCAGCGGCAACAGCGAGGTCTTGTGAGCTTCACATCCTCCGCCTCGTGTTACCTTCCCGGACCAACCGCTACGTTATACAGCCCAACTAAGGCTTTTCTAACAAACTTTGCAACTACTGTTGCGGCGGAGGTGCGTGACGCGGGTGTTGATGTTGTGGTCATTCACCCTTCACCTGTCAACACAAATTTCTACAAGAACCAGGGCCCACTGCTCAACTCACTCAAGACGGCACAAAGCGCAGCTGGTTCGCCAATGAACATCGCTGAACAAATATTCGCCGCCGCGGGGCGCCTGACAGTTTGGGACCAGGGAGTTACGTGTGCCGCATTCCGTATCGTGAACAAAGTCATCGACTTTCAGTTGTTTTCTGAGCTCGTCGTTCGCTTTGCGTGGCTGAACGGTGACCATAAAAGGCTCGTAGCAAATTCCAACACACGTGGGAAGAAGCAGTCCTGATTATCGaaataactttttttttacaaaaaaaaagtggaaacactaggaggaaaagggggagacgGGATTGAGGGAAGGGTATTTATTCAGTGACCGCCTTTCACACGTATATTACACGTGTCTTCACAAATGAAAGGATTGGAGAGTATTTCAGGTGAGCGAACGTCTgcgtattttgttttcgtctCTTTTTGTAGTCTGCAACATAGGGATCATCTTACTCGTGGTAGagtttttgttggttttccTGCGGGTCGCGAGTTGGCCCAAGAGACCCTATGATGATGAGTTAAGCAGGGGCAATTTCGTGGATTGTTCTATGATTTTTCTTGCTGGCTGCGCCGTGTACATCCACCCAGTGCCGCCGCTACACGACCGCTgtaaaacttttttttttccgcgcATCGTCTCACCGTGCTCGTcagttttgtttccccccccccacctttctttttctcgctGTATGCGCGTGCGTTCTTGAATaggcaaagaaagaatgGGGTCACCAACCCCAAATGTGCGAAGAGCGATGATTGCAGTGAGCCGGCGGCTGAAGCTTCGTCGACCACCGCGCACGCCCTCCGCAGGGGCAGTAGCAAGGGGAAGTTGCATAGAACAAACCTCCTCACATTTTGTAACGGCTGCTGTTGAGAGGCTCTACGGCCAAGTTGCACCCGTAACGCCCACACATGCTTCGCACATGGACTCTCACAAGAGGGATCTACCGTGTCTGCTGCGCACGTTCCTCGACCAGGCGCACGCACCGCAGTTATCTTCGCCTGTTGTTTCATGCGCTGTCTCCTCCAAGCAGATTATTGGAAAAACCGCCAAATCAGCGGGGTTGGCTCGGAATGGTGCAGAGGATATGCTAATGCAGTATCGACCGAAGATTGATTCCGCGTTGGTGCGGCGCGTCGCTTGTGCCATAGACGTGGAAGGGGCGTTGCGGCGAGCCAGGAAATTGACGCAAGCGCTTCGCGAAGGTGGGGGGCTTGACAAAATGCTCTCAAGTTGTGTATCGGTTTCCTCGCAGGTCACAAAGCAGGAGATGGAGCTGCAAGCGGGAATAGCGGCGCGGTTTCATCAGCAGGCCCGGGCCAAGCGGCAGATGAAACTACGCGGGTTTCGGCTGTCCACTAGTGACATTCAGGTGTCAGAAGTGCTTCCTGATGGGAATATAGTCACTTTTACAAATCCGACGCTTCCAAGTGCTGCGGGCACGTGCAGCAGGAAGTCTTCTTTGGACGGCAAACAGTTACCATACCTTTACTTTGTACtttacaaagaaaatatttcgCTTGGAGACGCATTCAGGCTCTTGAGCGAAGTATCCGAAGGGATGTGCCGTCTCGAAGACTTCGCGGTGAATGTGGCACTCGAAGAGTCTGCTGTCACTGCGCAACTCTGCAGCGTGCGCATTGCCCTGCTTAATGATGAAACCCACGGAGCACGGCGATCAGCCGCGGTGAAGAAACTTCTCAGAGTGAACTTGCGACCCTTACGACTTAGTGTTCAGCTAATCGGTTGGAGAGACCGCCCGTGCGAACCTGCCCCTAGCGGCATGTCCCAAGCCCAATACAGCATGCTTATTAGGGGAATCAGCGCGAATGAGCCAACTCACTTGGAGAGAAAGGTGCTGGCCAGATTCGCGGCGTTTCCGAACTTCTTTGGGCCACGCCACTTCGGgccattttgtttgtttcgcaCTTACCACGCAGCTGCCGCGTGGGAACGGGGTATGCATGCGGAGGCACTCGTTATAGGAGCCTGCTTGAGTTATGCCGACAGCATTACATCGGGGAGTGGTTGGATAGGCAAATTGGTGGAAATTCTCCGTCAAGGCGAGGATCGCCTTGGCGTACTGAAAGAGTGGTACCAGTTTAACGTTCCCCACAGGCTGAGGGCGCAGATTGCTTCAAGTAAAGCTGCCCTGGTATGGAATGTGCTTGCAAGCTGCCGTATTCTTGAGTTGGGGGCGTGCACCATGGAAAGGTCCCCTGACGTTGGGGATTTTGTGGTGGATGGAGGTCGTTGCTCTGCCCAAGTTGATGAAACTGTAGAGAAGGTGGAACTCTTTCCAGAGTGCGGTTGCGGAAAGTGGAATAGCCCCCCGTCCGTGGAGCGAAGGGGTAGGGATTGCGCAAATACTGAGGTTGTGAAATTCATCTCCACTCAAGAGGACGCTGCCCCGTACACGATACATAATATTGTTGTACCGTTGGGCGCGGAAACTAATGGGGAGGTGAGAGGTCTGTTAATGCAACTGGGCTTCCGTCCCACCTTACATCCGGTTGAGCACTCGCAGAAACCGGTTGGTCACCGCCCACTCTTTGCAACGGGTAGTGGGTATCCGCGTGCAGCTTCTCCGTGGGTAAAGGCTCTGCCTGAGCTAACTGGAGACATTGCTGGTGACAACGGAGGTGTTTTTAGGCTGCTCACAGATGTAGAAATGCGccaaagcagcagctacACAGCCCTGTCGAGAGGCCGGATGCGTGGAATTTGGCCAGTGGGAAAGTATGGCTACCGGTTGACGGATCGCTTGCCCGCTGGAATCGTCTCTCTTGCCGCGTCGGACGCGACGTGGCGCGGAACCAGATGTCTTGCCATGCACTTCACCTTGCCAACACAAGTGTATAGCATGTCCCTCTTCCGAGAGTTCGTGGACATTGAGGACCTTACCGAAGTGACGGATCGCGTATCTTCGGCAGGCGATAACAGGAAGGTGGAAGGATCACCTCCGGTAAGGGTGAATACAGCGTCAGTGGAAGGTAAGGGAATGGCAAGCGACCCTGATCAGGGATTTGTGGGCGGCGATTTGATGGGTTTGAAGCGCAGAGTATCGGATGCGGGTGCAACAAATGCCGGTAAATAAAGGCCGATGGCTACGATGAGGTGTGTTGAATTTAATTTCGTTCGGAAGAAACAAACTTGGACGGTTCTGTGGAGGtgtggttttgtttttatttctttattgaGTGCCGTTTAATGCAGTGTCAAATTGCCTTCTCTCTTACACTCTGTATTCGTTGTTAGTTGAACGAAGCGATTAAACTTATAGGGTGCTGCTCACAGGTGTCGCGCGAGACtgcaaaaaattaaaaagaataacaataaaatgtCGGTGGATTGGAATACCGTTCACCAAACAGTGTCGGACCACTGGGACACTTCTGTCGTTCCCGGTCTTTCAGAGTTTCTTGAGGTTCCAAACCAAAGCCCACACTATGATAAAGAGTGGGCGACGAATGGCCACATGAAGAAGGCGATGGACGTCGTGGTTAAATGGATAGAGAAGCAACCGATCAAGGGAATGAAGTACGAAGTATTCGAGGATGAAGGCCTAACACCCTTCCTTGTCGTTGAGATCGAGGGGACAGAGCCATGCGCAAACACGCTGCTAATGTACGGGCACGTGGACAAGCAACCTCCACTCCTTCCCTGGGGTGAAGGCCTTCACCCCTACAAACCCGTGTATCGTGACGGCAACTTGTACGGTCGTGGATCCGCTGACGACGGTTATGCAGCCTATTTGGCAATCAGCGCCGTGGCGGCCGTTCAGAAACATGGGCTTCCGCATGGCAAAGTTGTCGTCATCATTGAGGCGAGTGAAGAGTCGGGGAGCATGGACTTGCCCCATTACCTGCGCAGGTGCAAAGATCACATTGGAAATGTCGACCTCCTCATCTGCCTTGACAGTGGTGGTGCCAACCACGAGCAACTGTGGCTGACGACAGCGCTGCGAGGTCTCTGCGGGGGCGTGCTGACGGTTGAGACCATGAGGGAAGGTATGCACAGCGGTATGTCTGGTGGCGTGGTCCCCGATTCGTTTCGTATCGCACGCATGCTTCTGGAGCGCATTGAGGATACAAATACGGGCAATGTGAAGATACCTGAGGCGATCTGTGACATCCCCGAACATGTCATCAAGGCTGCGGAAGTGATGAGGTCCATACCACT
This region of Trypanosoma brucei gambiense DAL972 chromosome 10, complete sequence genomic DNA includes:
- a CDS encoding short-chain dehydrogenase, putative — encoded protein: MFYIDDLFWTSLNYATSWVGLVSILTYLLVVLLQQLALHVPQNLKKKYAAEWALVTGASSGIGKAIAEKLAEQKINVVLVALDDPLLSSTFAELQQRYPKQSFRKVGVNLGEEGMRYMQPIVEATKDLHISLLFNNAGYINTGLFADTTIERLRANMECNAGCAVPITHHFLRQMLQRQQRGLVSFTSSASCYLPGPTATLYSPTKAFLTNFATTVAAEVRDAGVDVVVIHPSPVNTNFYKNQGPLLNSLKTAQSAAGSPMNIAEQIFAAAGRLTVWDQGVTCAAFRIVNKVIDFQLFSELVVRFAWLNGDHKRLVANSNTRGKKQS
- a CDS encoding cytosolic nonspecific dipeptidase, putative, which gives rise to MSVDWNTVHQTVSDHWDTSVVPGLSEFLEVPNQSPHYDKEWATNGHMKKAMDVVVKWIEKQPIKGMKYEVFEDEGLTPFLVVEIEGTEPCANTLLMYGHVDKQPPLLPWGEGLHPYKPVYRDGNLYGRGSADDGYAAYLAISAVAAVQKHGLPHGKVVVIIEASEESGSMDLPHYLRRCKDHIGNVDLLICLDSGGANHEQLWLTTALRGLCGGVLTVETMREGMHSGMSGGVVPDSFRIARMLLERIEDTNTGNVKIPEAICDIPEHVIKAAEVMRSIPLKKMFALLPGVAAEADDNAELALRSSWKAALTVVGDNLPDTATAGNVNRAKTTLRLSLRIPPVADAEKVSAAMKSILEADPPYNAKVNYTSHHDGTGSATPALKPWLAQALHSGCETAFGKAYASQGVGGTIPFVAMLQQMFPEAQFLITGVVGPRSNIHGPNECLNVPFAKGVTTCVARVIAEHFHATPKLRKD